Part of the Candidatus Deferrimicrobiaceae bacterium genome, TTCGTCGACGCCGTAAGGAAACGGGAACCCGGCGGGATCGATCTCGTCTTCGACGCCGTGGGGGGGGACGCGCAGCGAAAATGCTACCAGGTGCTGAAGAGGGGCGGCATGCTCGTTTCCATCGTGGACGCCCCGGACGAGGAGATGGCGCGTTCCTTCGGCGTGAAGACGGCGTATGTCTTCGTGTCGCCCGACGGCGAGCAGTTGCGCAGGATCACGGCCCTCGTGGAGAGCGGGGCCGTCCGGGCTCCCGTCATCGAGGAGATGGGCTTGAGGGACGCGGCCGAGGCCCAGAGGCGGAGCAAGGCGGGCCACGTCCGGGGCAAGATCGTACTGAAAGTCCGTTGAGGAGTTGCGCGGGCGACGCTATTTGACCGCGCCCATCGTGAAGCCCGCGATGAACCGGTCGAGGAAGAAGGTGTAGACGACGGCCACGGGGATGCTGGCGATCAACGCCCCGGCCATCAGTGGCCCCCACTGGAACACGTCTCCGCGCACGAGCTCCGTCGGCACGCCGATCGAGACCGTCTTCTTGACCGATACGGAGATGAAGGTCAGGGCGTAGATGAACTCGTGCGTGGTGAGGGTGAAGGCGAACACCACGATCGTCAGGAGCCCCGAGACCGACAGGGGCAGGACGACCCGGGCCATCGCCCCCAGCCGGCTCAGCCCGTCGATCATCGCCTGCTCCTCGATGTCCTTCGGGATCGTCTTGAAGAACCCCATCAGCAGCCACGTGCAAAAGGGGATCGTGAAGGTCGGGTAAATGAGAATCAGCGACCAGAGAGACTCCTGAAGGCCCAGCGCGGCGGCGAATCGGGAAAGGGGGATGAACAGGATCGTGGGGGGAACGAGGTAGGTCAAAAAGATCCCGATCCCCAATGCCTCCCCCCAGCCCCTTGCCCACCGTGCCAGGCTGTAGGCTGCCGGGACCGCTATGGCGAGGGTGATGAAGACCACGGCCGTCCCGACCCAGAAGGTGTTGACGAGGTAGGTGACGAAGTGCGTGTCGAAGA contains:
- a CDS encoding carbohydrate ABC transporter permease; its protein translation is MTGIRKLAGRGGLYAVIATFAFLGAFPFYWMIIATFKTDHDLFSPLNNPFLFNEPPTLDHLKLLFFDTHFVTYLVNTFWVGTAVVFITLAIAVPAAYSLARWARGWGEALGIGIFLTYLVPPTILFIPLSRFAAALGLQESLWSLILIYPTFTIPFCTWLLMGFFKTIPKDIEEQAMIDGLSRLGAMARVVLPLSVSGLLTIVVFAFTLTTHEFIYALTFISVSVKKTVSIGVPTELVRGDVFQWGPLMAGALIASIPVAVVYTFFLDRFIAGFTMGAVK